In the genome of Hydra vulgaris chromosome 06, alternate assembly HydraT2T_AEP, the window GCAGgaccgacgacacgggttttttAGCCGGCAACCGATTTTGGCTTGGACAGGCggactatttataataaaattttaaactttattcttttttattcccTAAAACTTTTTAGAACAATTTACTTTACAATTAATACGGTTATTGTTATtgtctttatattgttttaaaaattattttagctaCTAAAATCTTTcaagttcttttttattataattttaagctaaaaCTATTAGCTGAATTGCAAAAAAAGTTGTGGTTTCTATTAGCATACAGTATCTAAAGATTATAGTTATGGAACGCTAATAGAAACCACTATGTTTTTATACGTAATCAAGCGGCTAGATTAGTTACGAAATAAAAGTATTCGCTTTTACTTTTTCACTTAAAAGAAATGCTTTATGATCATTGGAATTTAAAACCTTaatctcaaataaaatttgtttggaATTTACTTGATCGATAAAACGCGATCAAAACAAAACGCGTCATAAGCGTATGAAAGGTCAAGCAAACTGGAGCCATCAAATAAGAAACATTGTTtatgtttagtattttaattttttttgtctcatTTAATCTCAGTAacgacaaatataaaaataactggTCTGCAAAATCTGCTTAttcattcaacttttttttacgtCTTTTTAGAGGGCCTGGCTCATCGACATAGCtccgtaacttttaaaaatgagttattacAGTATTACAGCTTACTCAAGTTGATGGATGGGGTGTACTTATTCTGCCACTTACGTTTACTACCATGCATTGGCCTTGCATACGTCTACTGGTCTTGGGTTAGGCGTTTGTTTGGCAgctaataataaatgttttttttgctttaatttgaaaacagatttttaagtttgttttttttattcaaagaaacaaggagctaaaaaaaatttcaccaaAAAGAACCGTGCAAAAAACTTTACCGTACATCTTTTGCGtagaattaatatattttattttgtatttattattaattatgaattattttgtttattattattattaattatgaattattttgtttatattaattataattatgaattattttgtatttaaaaacgcgtcgaataatattttgctttattaattagcaaatttatattttagacaGCCCCTTAAGATCTAAAGATCTGCAACATTTGCGTAAATTATGTTTGCAACGAGACTACAAGTCAACGTATTATTACGTTTCTTTTactataacataaatttaattaaacaacatAACATTAATCTAATTAAtctaaatttactatttaaaattaacctgattaaaaatgcattattaaataagttaaaaaaaagtttttaagccTTTCTATGAATAAACGAGTAGGGGGACTacttgaaagttttataaaatattagtaatttttttttattaaaaacgatCTAAAGACGATTTTTCGCTGGCGAATAgaattgatatttatttaatctatACTTTTATCGATCGTTTATATCGTTTCATCGTttctatagtttttaaaagcaattaaaagacAAATCATCTTCGGAATGAAAAATCTTAAGTGGTTTGCAAACTGACGCAAATTTTTGAGCCATCTGCTAAACCACTGTTGTTTGTGCTGAAAGTTTGGTGACTCAAAAATTTCGTTTACTTTACTTTTACTCTAGAAACGTCCATATAAACCGCAATTCTACTTGTATGGAAGTCAAAAAGAAGCACatatcaattatttaaaaaatttgaacacacgactttatttttaaatcctaacgcatttttaatagataaaacGTTTTTCTCAGTAAATTTAACCCGTCTAATTTATAAGTGTGTCTCAAATTATAAACCGCaaatatcttaaaaactttttttctaatagaatgACGTCAAGCTTGTAATTGAAGGTCTCGTTAGAAAACGTCAAAcgatttttatattactaaagagtttaaaaatttattataaagaaatttgtcaaattttattgcattttttattaagttgcaAAATACTCTCGAAAAATACTTAGTTCAttctaaatatagttttattatcaCTGAACTTGCCGTAAATTACACAATACTAATTTAAAGCTTGCCGCATATGTGCAGTGAATTATTTTTcggagatattaaaaaatattaaataaataaatttgtttaagcGTGGTACCAGTTACCAGCAAGTCTAGACCATGAGTTCAATTCTTCAAGAAAACTAAGCTCATCTATGTCTAGCCGTCAAGAAATGTGCTTCGTTAATACCGTTTTTTAAATGACTCTTTGACCgcattataaataacttattccACATCACAAGTttaataagcatttttttataaaaccatttttttttcttatttctgcggtctatttttagttttgttttcaaGAATTTATTTGGTTTAAGCAAGCCATTCAAGtatcgtttttaattttttacacaacGCGGCGCCTAATTTATCACCTGGTTAAACTGCACAAAAAAGGGATTATCGGTGTACCTTATTAAAATGTCGTCGGGAACCAATCAAAACAAACTATGATTGCGCTTTACAATAGAATGTTTTACGCTTCCTTAGTCACGTtatcactaaaataaaattgagggttaaacattaaaaatatatatgcaaaatctttcaaataaataaaagcgAAACTATTATTgctgtataaaaatatcaaatttttcaaatttatttataattaatttaaaataattatttttggtatttaagttttaattttccaACATATAAATATTCTAAACACAAGTTGAAACCccctaaaataataaagttttgtttaaactCAAACATCAATATCGGATCCAGACAAGCACACCGTAGAAAATTTGTTTGAGACGGAAATCTATAGATATAGCTTCGGCGTTTTAAGTGCGTTGGAATGAACATTAAATTGGAAGTTTCGTTGAGTTAAAGTaagtatctaaaaaaaaactgaaaaaaaattagtgttgTTATCAAATTGTGCAGATATCagattaatattttgtttaacctTTTTATCCCGACGCTTAATTAAAGTCGCCAATTTGTCTGTTAGTTATAGACAATACTAGGTGTCTGATGACTAGAGACAATACGAGTGTCTTAAAGaagaaattttgtttcttatgTTATGGTTTTTGAACGAATCAGTGAAAAAGAAAGACgttaagattaatttttttttcagttaaaaaattatggatTCAAAAACGTTAGAAAAAGTCCATCCCAACCCATTACTTCATTTAATACTTCAAAGATATACTGAAACAGCTCGAAATTCTATTCATGGGCCTGTTGCGTTAAAAGATGATCTTCCACAAATCGCATTAAAGAAAACTGTTAGGCACACTTCCAGTTCAGAAATTCCCTTAGAGTTTCAATTTAGAACAACATACCTGGAAGGTTATACTGTAGCATGCTTTTTAGTTGGAGGAGAAAAGCGCTTGTGTTTTTCTGAAATAGTTCATACTGTATTAAAGGACATAAATGTTCaggaaatatttgaaaaaagggACAAACTGCtaatatttacatcaaaatgTTCAATGAAACAGTTAGATGAACTAAAGTATAATGGTGTTCTACCCTGGACATCGTCATCAAGTAATTTGATAACAAAAAGTGATTCTTACAGGTTAATAGGAGCCTTGCAAAATCATTTAGCACCAAAAGATAGGAACAATTGTAGCCCATCCTCCTTTCAAATTTACCATGAGTGTTTCGGTGGTTGTAGTGGTGTATTTGATGCAGAACGTTATGTTAAGCCACAATCACTATGTATTAAATGTGATTCGTGTAAAGGACTTTTTTCTCCACCGAGTTTTACGACTCATAGCCATAGTTCGTTTGACAATGTGCACACTTGTCATTGGGGGTTTGATACAGTTCGATGGAGATCATATATAATGCTGGTAGAAGATCAAGTTACTCCCGATTTGATAAAAACATGGAACGATATAAAgttgaaatttaataatacaaaaatagttAAGAGTGCACAATATGTTGGAAATGATCAAATCATGGCAAAATACCCAGGAAACAAGGATAAACAAGATAGAGACGTTACATTACCTTTAGAAATTATTCCAAGTTCTTATCTACCAAAAAATAATACTTCTGCATTTCAACCATGGTCATTAAAAAACAGACAAGAGCACCTACTTGAAAGCTCTCAAAACAACAAatacacaattttaaaaacaccaaaTCATTCAAATGTTGATAACCCAtgtttaacaaaagttaatgATTCGAAAGGTTGTCGGTTTCAGTCTTCAGTTTATATGGATTGTGTTCATTGCAAAAATGCTGTTGAATCCAATTCTAAATTTTGTGACATTTCCGATAAAGTTAATGAAGATATAAAACCTAAAATTGAAccaaactttgaaaatattcaaaaccaagaaaaaacctttaagttaatgataaaaaaagtattagaaaagTATATTTCTACAGACACTGTTAATGTCAAGGATTTAGGTCATCACTTATCTAATGAGTTTAAACAGCTGAACATTTCACAAGATAAAAGGCTCCAAGAAGCACTTATAATGAACCACCATCTTGAAAATGAGTTGCAATCAGTCAaactaaaaagcaaaaaaaagattgcagaaattaaaaaagaaaaagatcaaATTGAGCAAGAGATTGAAACTTTGCACAGAGAACGtcaaaaagtaagttttaattaccaatatatatttttattaatgtctAATTTGTCTTTATCATGCTAATGCAGTTGATGTGATCAACTTTTGAAtttagtagtagttgtagttaAACAGTAGCTGCGTAACAACAAGTGAATTAGAAACTCACTCTGATAAGTTTtgataatatacaataatttactGATGCAAAGaatcaaaaattgaaacaaaaattagcTCTAAGTTTATTCTTTTGATGCTAAATATTTGTCTAATTTGTACTTAAAACTGTTTACATTAGTTGACTTGATGACTCTTCCAATATCAATGTGTAAATTTGCTGTTCtctttataatgaatttatgTCTCTGTATAAACTTGGTTTGTTCTCTGCTGTATTTTTTGTGACCTCTGCTTGATTTTGAGAGTAATGATTTGTTCTACTGTTTTAATCTCaatgaaaatcttaaataattgaataagaTCTTTGTCTTATTCTTGACTATGTTGTTTAATCGAGTGTCTGTAAACAGTCTTGGTACTGCAGACTTCTTATGTTCTTTACTATTCAAGTCATTCtgtgttttactttttttatgttattttaatgtcaAGTATTAAGTTTGTTAACCAAATTGGTGCTGCAAATTTAATCAGAGATCTATTGAAAGTTGTGTATAATTGCTTGACAAGATGCTGATCTAGATGGACAAAAGTGTTTTTTGATCATCcccattattttatttgcttatgATGAACTTGCTAGTATGTGTTTCGTCTATTTCAGTAATGTATCAAAATTTACACCAAGATCACACTTATTTGTCTAATTGTTGATTTCTGATCCATTTACTGTGTAATtgaattttatgttgtttttaccATATTGCATAACTATACATTTACATTTGTTTAGTTGATTGATCTCTTctaatattatctttaaatattttctacaaactaagtaaaatgttgtatttttcttcactttttaaaaatacttttaaagtaattttcgAAAGAGattaatttgtctttttttatcgTCTTGTTTCctttcaatataatataaaaactgggaaaatcttttttctggtttttgtattatattgcATATTGTCTTCTAAGGATGTCCTTGGCTTATTTATGTATACATGATAATAAAGTAttccatatatttaaattcttaCAAGAAGCTTTTGGGCAGGTAGATACTACTTGCCTAAAACTTACCTAGCTAATTTTGCAAATGAGTTATGTTAAATCATGACTCCTAAGCATGCTTTGAATTAATTACTAGTTTTTAATATGGCGATTTatgaaaatatagtttaaatgtTGTTCATGTTACTTGTTTGTTATTACTTatgaattattaatttatttattttggcaCAGTGAAATAAAGATATTGTATCataagaattaaaaatgaatctcaattattttttaattttctccatATATCACctcatatatattcatatagaAGTGTCTACATGTAAATAATTTTCTCCATATAGAACTCCATATGTATTCATATAGAAGTGTCTACATGTAGATAATTAAGATTAGTAATGTGTAAGAATAAGTTAAAGTAGAATGTATTAATACTCTATAGACCTTAAAATTCAGGagtaaattgtatatatatgtatatatcttcttcggaattaggaaaaatgaatAAGGCAATTTTTTACCGATCTTAAATACTTTAAGGTAAGCATTGCCGAATGTTggccctaattctgagggctgtgtatacatacatacatatatatatatatatatatatatatatatatatatatatatatatatatatatatatatatatatatatatatatgtatatatgtatatatgtatatatatatatacttcattttttatgctgttaaatctaacatatttatttttatatattataattattattataaaatatttttttgtcaccttaatatatatatatatatatatatatatatatatatatatatatatatatatatatatatatatatatatatatatttatatacacacacacacacacacacatacatacatagttATAAGAGCATATTTAGATTGGCAAACTGATGTCATATTAAAAAAGGTAGCTGTGGGTGCTTCAATGCATATGTCAACTGATATAGGGAGAACTTGCAAGAGAGTTGCTGCAAGATCAACTGAGGGTTATATATACAGTCAGAGAAATAAGTAtccaaacaaacattttattttgaaaaataaattttatccgATTATTTCGAAAaagtaaatatgtttttgatgAATACTCTAATACTTATTCTTAAAGCAAATTTAATCAcaattttaatttgcaaaaaataaatctatgTTAATTAGCTTGTGTTgctaaaatttaacaacttgTTAAAATCAAGGAATGGTCATTAACTTGTTCAAGCTGAAACATTTAGATTGATAAATAAAGCGACTGGAATGGCATTAAGAACCATCAGTGATCTgatcaaaaatttcaaagcaTTCAGATATGTGCATAATCAGCCAAGATcaacaaattatcaaaatgttgtaaaaaaattaatcaacaaattatcaaaatgttgtaaaaaaaaaaggttaaacatTCACACTCAGTTGCATTTTAGGAACAGTAAAACTTACTGGAGGCAATGTTATAGTCTGGGGATTGATGGCTTGGAATGGAACAGGAAAAACTTGAGTTTGTTGATGGAATTATGGACTTTGAAGGTTATGTTAACATTCTCGATAAAAATCTTCTGGTCTTAACTAAAAAACTGTGGTTGTGAAAGAATTTTATCTCCCAACAAGGCAACCACCCTAAGCATACGTCAAAGAAAGTAAAAGAGTTTTTATCTAGAAGCAGTTTAACTAACTTGAATGGTTGGCTCACAATCCACAACTCATCCAAATTGAACACCTCTGGGCTATTCTGGATCAAAGATGTGGCACATGATgtctaaaaagaaaagaagagctAAAGATTGTGCTCCAAAAAGCTTGGACTCATATTGATCCAGATACAACAAAGAAATTAGTTGAATCAATGCCATTTTAATTTGCAGAAGTCATAAAAGCATAAGACAGTCCAACTcgatattaaaaagtaaaaaaaaaaaactttgaaaaacacttatctttgaaatattatttggaTACTTatctaatgttaaaaaattgcattgttTGAATGTATAGTTGATTTTTTAGTAAttgaatataattattataattttttttgcttattgaaATCTtgattaaattttctttcagaataatcattaaatttctgaaataacttgtcaaagtttatttttcataataaaatgttttggttGGAtacttatttttctatatatagatatatatatatatatatatatatatatatatatatatatatatatatatatatatatatatatatatatatatatatatatatatatatatatatatatatatatatatatatataatattttatagttttttattatattttatcacaaaacaaaaaagttatgattatttttggtttttgattgaatttatttatgcataaCTTTATGTCTACACTTTGCTTTACTCTACATTCAGTAGACTATATCAAAGTATATCTATAAATTAGATGTTTTAATCtaagttataaatatacaatCTTATATACATGTCGTAGtatgttttattatgtttattcacaaaaaattgtttattcaattaaaagaaattatttatatgtAGGAAATAACTCTGTTCAATCAAATGAGGTGGGAACTTAATCATGAGGTTTCTAAAAATAAGGTAAACAAGGCGGATGATATAGAAACAATACAAAAGGAAAATATACTTCTGAAAATGAAACTTGAACAAATACTTGTTGATCGAGAAAATTTGCATAAGCAATTATCTTggcagttaaataaaaaaaaaaaccaatcgTGGATGCCATTTCCTTTAATGGCCCAAAGTTTTTCAAGCTGCGAAGATAAATACACAGAATACAACACATTTAAAAGAGCATCTAGTTGTTGTGATTCATCAATGGCAAATAggtaaaatataatcaaaatgagttttttaaattttaaagatttttactaGTTTTGAAGATTTGTTTAATATCATTTAGTTCACTTAGCCCTGCTCCAAAGTCACGTAAAATTGATTATCCTAGAACTACAACTTCAACCCAAATAAATACAGCTGTGAGTGAGGAAAATAGTGACATTGATGTGGATGACtaaaaggtaaataaaaaactttaaatgtttactaaggtttttgctaattttgtaaatttgtaagtattttgtaagttttgtaagtattttgctaattttgtaaataagtatttatataaaataagttttatgttttactgtGTTTTTGTACAGCCcccataaaaataattgttttttttttttttttgtattagaaTGAAGCTCTATAAAAGCGTTTTATAGAGCTGGAttattttgtcttattttatttcttttacttcctgatatataataacaatagtatatttttctttctttctttatttttataataataataaatgttattatataaagaaataaaataataatatattaaaaagatatataaaataataaatttataataacacGATATATACAAAAGCACCCTAACACATACTTGATATGTAATAAGTGTTAGGATGCTTTTGtatatatcatattattattgtatttttatattattattagtgcattatttatttttttgttgttgttatttttgtttatgtttttagttagctgtgtgtgtgtgtgtgtgtgtgtgtgtgtgtgtgtgtgtgtgtgtgtgtgtgtgtgtatatatcaacgtatatatatatttatatatatatatatatatatatatatatatatatatatatatatatatatatatatatatatatatatatatatatatatatgttatggtGGTggtaaaaacaacttattttaaaaatgtcagcTGACaacccctaaatgtgttttatataataaaataatactggatttaaaaaatttttgaataaaaaatatttttacgggTGCCACAAGGCCCTTATACATCAAACAGgttcctaatataaaaaaaaaagtttttcaaaagtatatcatgttgggtctcaaaagaagcaaaattttataaaaattctaaaaataacaattattttataaaataactattatttaagatttttttgaaattataattaaaaaaataaacttttttcatttttagtttaaaaggtcatttttttttgcaataaactataaaataacaatttttttaaaaaataattgttatttttgaaatttttataaaattttgcttcttttgagacccaacatgacatacttttgaaaaacttttttttttataatattaggaacCTGTTTGATGTATAAGGGCCTTGTGGCAcccgtaaaaatattttttattcaaaaattttttaaatccagtattattttattatataaaatacatttagggGTTGTCAgctgacatttttaaaataagttgtttttagtaccaccctaatatatatatatatatatatatatatatatatatatatatatatatatatatatatatatatatatatatatatatatatatatatatatatatatatatatatatatatatatatatatatatatatatatatatatatatatatatatatatatatatagatatatatatatatatatataatatatatatatatatgttttttgtttttttagatttattaccAACAATTCGCTCATCTCCTTAATGATGTTGGTTTGATaaccttataaataaaaagttccaTCTTAGTGTAATCCTTAgataataaaaaggtttttataaccTAAAATGTTATGCTTCTTTAGTGTTGCATAGTTGCAAATGTTGTGCTTCTCAACTGTTGTATAGTTACCTGTGTGAAATCTAGTCAGGTTTTAAGAATGAATTGTATTTTAAGccaaaaatattcattttgttAGATAATTCAGCTTAAATAATCCTGGCTTAAGAAGTCTTGctgataaaatatattgtgttatttattgtgtttttttatgattatatttttgCTGAGCAAGCATTTACCATTTTatgattgaaaatttttttctcataaacTGATGTTTATTTTCATAGTATTAAACATTAtcttaagatatttttgagtacaagaaagtttttatttttcaggtggataatttttttttaatttttacaagtttacCATGTTACCttctgtaaataatttattctaaaaacaaaCTTCTGTTATTTGGTGTATATAGCCATATGTAACTCTGTATGTAATTcgttataaatttatatgaaaaaagttattattcttttttttccaatattcttATAACTTggttatcaaattaatttttaaacattcttgtatcaaaatttactgaaaacaggtaagtaatataaaaactgaTACAGAAATAACTTTACTTTGCTCGAtgtgaaaaaaaagtacttttaaaatgaatcaTAGTTTTGaagattgtttataaattacatGTTTTACTAAATTTTCAACAACACTTTTACTTGATAACAAATCTAAAAAGCTTccaactaaataattttttttttatgactccTACTTAAAACTCGGTGTCGTTACGGGCCAATTCGCCTAATTCACGTCACtcaaataaaaccttttttattcaagagtatttgtcttaaatataataaaacaataaatacaaaaacaataaaaaagagcttattttaaattagaaaatagtATGTCTGTAAGCTTTGTAGAAACTGACTATATACTGTTCAGAAAACTTGGAGAAGAGGAATCTTGGGtagataaaaatacaatttacagCAAACGCTAACTTATACCCAGTCGCAAGAGTTTAAcaaaatcaagtgttttttttgctattttaaggCTGAATTATTGGTCTAAGTTGAGAAAACTGAGATTTAAAGGTGTAAAAGTATATTTGCTAAACAGTGTAAAGaatccattttaaatttaaa includes:
- the LOC100199170 gene encoding ski oncogene encodes the protein MDSKTLEKVHPNPLLHLILQRYTETARNSIHGPVALKDDLPQIALKKTVRHTSSSEIPLEFQFRTTYLEGYTVACFLVGGEKRLCFSEIVHTVLKDINVQEIFEKRDKLLIFTSKCSMKQLDELKYNGVLPWTSSSSNLITKSDSYRLIGALQNHLAPKDRNNCSPSSFQIYHECFGGCSGVFDAERYVKPQSLCIKCDSCKGLFSPPSFTTHSHSSFDNVHTCHWGFDTVRWRSYIMLVEDQVTPDLIKTWNDIKLKFNNTKIVKSAQYVGNDQIMAKYPGNKDKQDRDVTLPLEIIPSSYLPKNNTSAFQPWSLKNRQEHLLESSQNNKYTILKTPNHSNVDNPCLTKVNDSKGCRFQSSVYMDCVHCKNAVESNSKFCDISDKVNEDIKPKIEPNFENIQNQEKTFKLMIKKVLEKYISTDTVNVKDLGHHLSNEFKQLNISQDKRLQEALIMNHHLENELQSVKLKSKKKIAEIKKEKDQIEQEIETLHRERQKEITLFNQMRWELNHEVSKNKVNKADDIETIQKENILLKMKLEQILVDRENLHKQLSWQLNKKKNQSWMPFPLMAQSFSSCEDKYTEYNTFKRASSCCDSSMANSSLSPAPKSRKIDYPRTTTSTQINTAVSEENSDIDVDD